TCTAGAATCATCATTACTACATTCTCAAGAGCATTCATCTAGGTAAAAGAGGCAGCTCAAGCTCTAGATGAAAGATATTAAGCATTCAACCTAAAACGAAATTGAACTGGATCAAGCATTCGACCATTGTTGTAGAAACACAGAGGTGCGTGGATATCGAACGAGCTCAAACCAATAAGAACGAGCAGACGATTGATAACCTCGAGCATTTGATAAAAATCTAAGCagcattttaaaaaaacttacGTAGATGTAGCTGTTCTCTTTCGTCTGAGTTCCATCGTCCACAACTGCCACGATCGCAACAAACACAACACCGCTGATGAGAATCCTCTTATCACCATCGCCAACACGGCCGCAAGCTGATGAAACGGCGGGAACGAAGCGGAGGACTTACCGTCGGAGGTCTCGACCTCGATCGAAGGCACACTGGGAGGAATGAGCATCAGGAGGAACCTGCAAATGGCGTAGGCGAATCCGAGGACGAGCAGAGGCCACCAGAACGCCATTATGGAGGAGGAGACGAGCGCTGGATGCGTGCGTTAGGATTTGTGCTCTGACGGATCGGAGGGAGGGCGCATGACAGTGTTTTGAGTGTATCTGTCTGAGGTTAGGCAGCAAAAATCAGATGCAGAGAGAGACagtgaggaagagagagagagagagatggaaacaaaataaaagaagcaaACGCAAATTCGCAATCGCCTTTCGTCTTTTATAAGCAGACGATGGGCCTCCGCTGCTTTACTCCTGAGGCCAGTGGCATCTTTTGGACCGAGGATGTAAATTATGGCGTAACGGAGGTCAATTTGATCCCACGCTCATTTGCTCCTTAGGGGGCGAGCCAGAGACATTTCATGGGTAAGTCCCCGCCTTAACACGGGATCTTCGTAGTCGAGATGGAGATGGGAACATTGAATCGAAATGGAACATCGGAGTTCCGATAAAATCATCTGTACTACCAAGCACGGACATTATTTTCTTAACTTTCATTTCACGTGTTTCAGGTAAGAAAGAGCTCCGCCATGAGCACAACTTGAGTCTTTTTAAGGATGAACAGACTCGAAATGCTTTCTTGTACAAGAGCCCAAAGCCGAGCCGATAGCTTAGACAACACAAAACATTTCAGATCGAGTCTTGATCGATTTCACTGTCATATCAGCTCCTCACATGCTCAAGAGATCCGCCGAGGCTTTTTATAAGAACAGAGGCCATTGAGTCCACATCATGGCTTATTCGGAAGGCAAAAAGATGGAAGAAACTGTCGATTCCTATAAGAGAATCATCACAATATATTACACTGTTCGTCTGTTCCAATCTCAGATTATATAATATACTTCAgggtttgttcctccgtagctacagcatatatatagaaatggGAATCTACACAATTTTATCTCGAGATGAACTGTCATGTCACGTCCTTTGCCTAAGACTAAGATCCATCCATGAAAACGGCACCGTGACCGTTCGACTTGATGAACTTCTTCAGCAACAGAACCATGATTGCTAAAGCCAGGCCCACAGCAGCCAAAGTGAACAACCTATCGTCTGCTGGCTTTTGAACCGTCGCCTGTTGTTGCTGAACCGGCTGGGGCAGCGATTGGCTTCGCAAGTCTCTTGCTGGAAGCTCACGAGAAGGCTGCTCTTCCTCGAAGTTGTTGCGGTCAGCAGGGGCAGGAATTATCTGAAGCTGCTCATCAGCAGGAGCTTGATGCACAGGCTCATCTGCCAGCATAGTTGTCTGCCCTTCAGTCGCTAAATTTGAGTCGTTTTCTTTTGAAGTCACATCGTCACTCACTTCCGGAACAGGGGGCGCTTTGCTCAGCATGTACTCATGAATCTGCGAAAGATATTTAAGTCAGTCCACGTCCAGTGTCGTAAAAACCAAACAATTCGTCAAGAAAAGAGCCTGGTTGAATGGTTAACTGGTTCAAGGGATCTAGGCAAATGTTTACGCATATTCTAGGCAAAAGCAAAACCCATACTAGAGTGTATATATTAGTTTTCTGCTTCAGATGTCAAAGAGATCTAATGGCAGAAATTTACACTGTACATGCGAACAGAACGATTGGGGCTAAAACTACCCAAATATTCAGGAATAGAAAGGACTAAGATTGGAAGAAGAAATACAGGAAAAAAGTTACCTCATCAATTAGCTTTTGACGTTCAGGTGTTCCAAATCTTGGAGCTGCTTCACGGGATTTAATGGCTAGGGCATgcctttcttccttcttgtaGTCCAAAGAGCCCAATGCTCCATTTGGCTCAGTTGGCATAAATGCAATAAGGGCTACTAGAGCAGTCCGCACTGTCAACAGCAAGAAAACAATTAGAATAGGAgaactttccattttcatGATTGAACTTCTCGCATGAATTGGAAATGACCTCATAAAAATGGACAGAGTACACAAGGAGAGACTATCATGCAAGCTCAGGTCTAAGACGGATAGGCAATTCAAATCACGAAAATGGTATTAGATGTATACGAACAGGTGAACCCATCAACCGACAAAGAAACGAGGAAATTCTAAATAAGCTCAAGAACTTCCTATAAACTTGTTGGAGCTAGCTAGCACTAAAAGGTCATTCCACAAACACGAAAAGGCTACGAAAACAGATAATGGATGAGATCCGTGAAGAATAACCTCAGCAAATTACACCCAATTAAAACTATTTGACATTGTGTAACAGGTGAAAACTCACCACTCCAGGAAGGCTGCCAATGTTCAGGATGATGATTGGATATACTCAAACATATCTTGGTTTGAGTTTCAAAGCGACCATTCGGCTGCATTAAATAAGAAATGTAAGTTAGCATTCTTCTTCTATATAGAGGAGTAAATTAGTACAGCGACCAATGCAAGAGCATCCCCGAATTTAAGAACGGGGAGAGACCTCATAAGAAGCAAGAGCAAAACATTACTGTCAACAGCATAAATGAAGGGGGCTTGAATGGGTACTCGGCGGGCAGCTGAATACGGCCATGATATATCCCGCCCTCGAATTCCGAATCGCAGGGTCCCCTTATAGCGAATTGCCATTCAAATATATTCTCCTACAAAGCAGAAAACCAATTTTCAATCACAAATATCCAAAGATTCGCCTAACACTCACAGATAATAGCAACATTTCAAGCCTTATTGATCTCGGCAAGGCACCACGATATTATACCAATAATGATCACAATGCAACCTCAATCTAActacaaaattatatttatgttcAGTACATATCAACTGACATCTATACAGAAAAGTCTTGAGTACACCGATGCAACAAGATCAATCTCGCAATTTCTCTGACTAATTTTACGTCCAAAGTCTATATTCATCAGAGGATAGGACGTCACAATCTTCCCAAACCGATCCTCTTCCACGATAACAAGAAGAATTAGACAGATCCTAACAATTCAGCAGTAAGAGATCTGTCTAATCTTCTCCTTTCCCTACAAAACAGTCACCGGAGAAAAGCATCCATGGAATACACCGAAACCGAGATAGGATCTGAACGAACCTCGAGAGGGAGGCTCATGAAATCATCAGAAGGATTAGACTGCATCTCCTTGACCTCCTGAAGGATCCGCTTCACTGCGGGGTTCTTCAGATTGTATCTGTCCGCCATTCTCACCCGCTATCaaatcctccgcctccgcCACCGACAGCAGCCTCCGATCACCGCCCTCACCAACGTCTATcacttcctctctctctctctctctctctccaccgGTCTAACAACGAAGAGCGTGCGAGATCGCGTGGGATTGGAAGTAGTGAGGTAGGAACGAGAGCTTTTATGGCGAGGAAGCTGCGGGGCAAGAGGACGAGGCCGACGACGACGACCTCCATTGGACCGACACGTCATGGTACGCTTGCGTGCTTGCGTGGCGGGAAATGATTGGATGAAGAGAAGGGCGGCTGGTCTTTTATTGGTGGCCTTCTCGTGGGAAACTGTTGGTTTGGTGGGGGCGCGTGGAGAGCGTGAAGCCCAAGCCCAACAGTGAAAGTCATTCTTTTGGGCTCAAGAGGATGAGATTGGGCCTAAAGAAGTGCCAAAAACCAGTAAGAtgccttttttgtttttttttgttttattttattttcttgctaGAAAAGGAGGCCAAAAATTAAGAATgcaagaaagaaataaatctTCCTGGTTTCGGCCTCTTAGTTCactaaaactaaataaataaaactagaAAATATAAAGGCGAGGTACGAAAATCTCAATAATAccaccaaaaaagaaaggtCATATTATCTAGAAAATGGAAAGATGAACATGTGAACTGTTAAAAGTTATCAAGTGCAATGTGCCATTCAATTTTATAagaactatattttttttcccatgcATTGCACGAACTTTTAcgacaaaaatatttttatttacataatttaaacttaattattttagttaaatttaatgaaaattcgtcttttttcttatataatatCTACTAATTGTATCCaaatacttttaaaaattttgattaattcatatattacaaatatattGGAGAAGTAGAAGAAAAATAGTGGTGTAacgttttcaaaattattattttttccaatccgataaaaaattagtaactattacttttttcattgcACTTGCTTTCTTGTTATCATTTGTTTTCGTATGTAAATCTTGAGATCTTGATCTCTTTGTTATACTCTaccatattcttttaattgaGATTTCAAgagttattaaaaaaaagttttgaggataatttttttatttttcaaaacaaTTTTATTGCCCAAACctcatatattaaatttcatgaatttgaataattttaactagaatgaataaattatttccaTGAGAGATTTACTTAATTGAGCTTTTATAAGATTTGCAATAGTTTTGAAACATCattcattaaaatttaaattcatataattataaattttttttatcttcctAAGATTATGAATGTTTATTTACTATTGAAATGACAATAATGATTCaaattaatgtatatattcttcattttcaCATTTGCtactattatttataataacatgtattattaattattttcatttaacaTATTAATCAACGAATTACAATATATTTACTATTATACCCCATTTATTATACAACATTGGCGGTACAGTGTATAATAATGCATAATGTAAAGGAAAATGTGAACATTAATTGAGCATTAACTGTGTCAATATaaattagtaattttattttttgtaaaatgttaatcaattataatcTCGTTATGTAGAAATTAATTCATGttaaaaattactaaaatatttttacccTAAATAGCCACAAGTTTTACTAATAGAAATTTAtactttataatatttttagagATGTTGTTTGTAGGTTCATTAtggaaattttaaaacattaaCAATTTTTCAATAGGAAATTTACAAGTGACGGGTTAACCGAGTAATGCCTATCATTTCTATTATAATTTCTTGTAGAGTATCTAAATTTCTAGAAATTACACatccataaattttgttttattgtaaTCACTGATTGTAAGATATtcatgtttaaaaaaaattagtttacagtgtatatctatttatttattatgatatctattaataattaaaataaaataatttatatgataaCCGATTTAGTCATGCAAAGCAAAAACATGTCTgattttcaattgaaaatattgtgtattcataaaagaaattacTTGGTAAAAGAACTAAAAGTAAATTTACCGTAGCAGTGTTTTTCATAAGTTAATTTTATGacatatgtttttattttttcattataacTATTAGAATATGAACATATCAAAAAGCAAGTGCTTCACTTATAATGATCATATtctgaaaatataatattttattataatttgaagagaacaaatatagaaaaaaaccAGTGCATCGCAAGTAGAATAGTCGACATTGATTGTAAAAATACTATCATAAGATCATTTAATGCAAATAATTAGTAGACTTTATCTTATATGGCCAATTTATTATTAggtgaaaattaatattttttaatattgtatttagcaattcaatttattgatCGTAATGATTTTCTCTCTAtacatatgtgtatatatatataatatctctCCACTGAGATATATTGATCATAAGGCATATATACACTCTAATCCATTAATTGTAgtgaagtttatatatataagctaactttatatatatatatgtatataattttagctaaaatgattcaattattttcatgGTAGATCaaagtatatttattttaatcaagTATCACACAAATTATTTAAGTTTTGAGGataaatttttagatttttaattttttttttgttttttggttatttaattttatttatttatttatgggtatatatgtgaattaattgtatatatatttatgattatGTCACTCTGTATTTGCATTTAATTCATCTAAATATGTCATTaatatagtatatattttctttgagATAGTGTTTCTTAAttctaaatattatttatacatttatttttatgaatttataatatttaaaattactttCAAACGTTATTTAATGTGTGGgatataactttatatatatgctagcTTTCATCGCACGGGTTATTATTTAGAGTAATTACTTTTagattgattttgaaaaattttgacatcacgattgaaattttcattaagtcatatatattattaaattaaaatcattcaaatatttaatgcatacaataataaattcagaataattgaaaatgaattataatacAAAATATGGATGAAGAGAATGATATCACTTGGAAAACatattacattttcttaaatatcaaatttttaaaatttgcaaTACATGACCTTCATGTATTTCgtaaaaaaaagtgcaaatcatctatttctaaatttttttaatagatttatttattactatttCAAAAATGTTCAAAATTTAAACACACATATTacatatagtaaaattttcttttaattactaATTACATCGAAAtgttttttatagatatttattttaagaaattatattttttataaataaattttgagattatgTATTTCAAATCAAGATTGTGtttatataacaaaattattaagtatttaatgatttgtatgcatttactaatttagttCTGATTGTACATACAtttataattgtttatttaaaCATTTTATGATCTTATACTATGTATAAAATTACCTTTCTAACCCCCATTTATTATGGGGAtaaaactttatatatatatatatatagattagtcATGGAGCTGTGCGTTATACGAGATAGTAGGccaatttgaaaagaaattataattaagaattaaaaaaattcattcgagagtcaaaagtaaaacaaaaataataaattaaacaaataaTCATCTTCATGTTTAGTAGTAAAAGAACTTACTTTATGAGAGCTTGCGTATAGGGGTAGCATTTCGAGAGATAGTCACATTTCtaattttgagaaaataatatgaggaaaaaaagcaaaaattagagaaaaaaataaaaaagaaaaagaaaaattacaataaaaaagaaagaaaaaattaaaatataaatttaatcaactcACTTGCATCTAGAGATAGATATACGTTTCGAGAGCTTAAATCCAATTGTAAACGTATTGTTTGAGAACTGAATAGGcctatgtgtatgtatatgatGATTCATATTTATAACTATCATATAGTTActagataaaatataatatgatttgttttcctttttttggttaacaaatctaatttttttttaaaaaagaaaatgtaattcATATAGGTCTATAAAATACTATCTAATCTATTgtttaaaaatagatatctataaaatcatataatttatatactaatatatatattgaaggtTGTCCATGTAACCATATATTAgtctatttttattatgtataagtatatatactaGTGCATACTTATTTTCATGTTAACAttgatgtgatgaaatattaatttttattttaaaaattcaagattattaaataatatatatacatataataaaatcttctcatttatttcaaataaattatgttatataaattataaaaattgaagaaatcaacaaatccTATTTTATAATGAGATCTCTTCAAAAAagattttgttaaaaataattccgaaataaataaataaaaatctagaaaactccttttagaaaatatatgctaatatatacttattttgatgttaatattaatgtgattaaatattaatttaaattttaaaaaatttaagattattaaataatatagacacatataataaaattttcacatttatttcaagtacattatgttatataaattataaaattaaagaaatcgagaaattgaattttaagGTGAGATatctttgaaaaatattttttagtaaaaataattcaaaaaaataaaacctagaaaACTCctctaaaaaaatatgtactaatatatacttattaaaTTTCACTAAGAAATCAAGCGTTTTAAGACTATCTattaatatattcatattatgtatgaatatatacttattttgatgttaatatttatgtgatgagatattaatttttatttaaaaattttcaagattattaaataatatctatacttattataaaatcctctcatttatttcaaatgccttatgttatataaattgtaaaaattaaataactcaagaaatcaaattttatgatgagatatccttaaaaatattttttattaaaaataatttcgaaaataaaataaaataaatgaaaaccaagaaaatttctttcagaaaatatatgctaaatatacttattttgatgttaatttATGCAacgaaatattaattttaattaaaaaatcaagattattaaataatatctatacatattataaaatcctctcatttatttcaaataaattatgttatataaattctaaaaattaaaggaatcaagaaaatggattttatgataagatatctttaaaaaatatttttttattaaaaataattccgaaaattaaattaaattaataaaaacttagtaaatttctttaggaaaatttatgctaatatatacttattttgatgttaatgtATGAgccaaaatattaatattaattttaaaaaaattcaaaattattaaataatatcaataCATATACTAAAATCTTTGAAATCGTTCTCATTCATTTAAAGAACATTatgtttatataaattataaaaatgaaataaattaagaaaacggatgttatgatgagatatctttaaaaagtatttttattaaaaataattccgaaaataaaattaaataaataaaaatctagaaaatttcTTTCAGAAACTATATCCTAGTATATACTTATGTTAATTTATGTGATGaaacattaattttaaaaaattcaagattattaaataatacctatacatataataaaatcttctcgtttatttcaaatacattatgtattatataaaGGGGAAATTACGCCAAATAGCTCATGGTTTAtgcgttttgtcaaatttatcatatggTTTGTTTTTTGTCAGATACATCACATGGTTTATATTTTACTCGAAATCTATTCCGCCGTTTTTGTTGTCCGTTAATGAAACGTTAAAAGGCTCTAAATCTATCTCattgtttcaattttgtccCAAATCTATaatgtgattttaattatttcctcaaaacaatcccatgattttaatttgtctcaaatttatcccggATAAAAGGGGTTACTGTAGCAAAACTGTTAAACATTGACGGAGATATAATGGCGGGATAAATTTGAAGCAAAatgtaaatcatgggatatagctgataaaaaaaagtatgggatagatttgacaaaaagcGTAACCCATTGGCCATTTGGAGTAAAAAAcccatatataaattataaaaatgaaagaaatcaTGAAATTGGATTTATTATAAGATATCTTTAATAAAgagtattttttattaaaaataattccgaaaataaaaaataaaagtctagaaaattccattcaaaaaattcatattccCTTCAATTGGATATCATTGTGGTAGTCAATacattttatgatattttcagtcattttaaatgaaatattataactgaaaataattttgaaagattttattgctaatttcataataaaaataatttaaaatttttaaaactaaaagaaaagagaaaattctATTCAGAAATAGACCGTTCTGAGACCATCTGCGGGACCCAATTCGTATCttgcatttatatatatatatttctttctaaAGATTCGAGAGCTTCTAAGGTGCTATCAGAGTATTGTTTCCCTCGCATTTCCAACCGTTAGATTACTAGCCCTCTCTCTCACTAGGACAAACTAACTGTCATAAAGTAGGGTACACACTTTTGTGTGTGTGACCGACTACGCGAGTAAAATCTATGCGAATATTCAAGTATTGGTGACCGCAAACTTTTCTCATGTTGTATGACCACGTATCAGTTCATTTTGCCGAAAATTCTTAGGCAGTATTCGATAAACACACAGCTAATACTCCTTGGAGTTTGATTAGAGAGTAATTATAAGACCCCTTGGCATCAGCAGCATATCACCTAACTGTCCTCACAGCGAATGGTTCACCAAGCTGACACTAGTGAAAGGCTGCAGCCAGCTAATTAGAACTCCCGATTTGAAAGGGTTCTTAAATTGCTTTTGAAAAATTGCTGGCGTGAATGTGCCGGGATTCGATGCTTAGCGGTCATCTAGACAACCAAACTGAACCGTTCCAACATGCTAGACACTGGCCCCTGGAAATAATGCATGTATTAAGCTGATTATCCATTTTGAGATAACCTTAGGAAAAGCCTATGAGTCGGTCCAAATGGGGGTGCTGATTATTATTAATCGATCCTCgaaatcaaatataaaactGGTCTCGTGAAGCCCGTGGCGTGGGTCTACATCTGTAAGCTATAGTGTGCCGAAACACAAAGTATCAGTTCAGGCCTGAATTTGTCCTCTCCCTCAATGCACTATCCCCAACTTGGCATTGTGAACAATAAACCGGCCATTGTGTTACTTTCGATCCACACACAATGTTCGTCGACTAAAATAAAGTAATTGCAGGCTGTTCCTCTCAGGGCCGCCAGGGTTGCTTTCCTCTGTGAGTCACACCACAACAAATCTTgtcttgttttctttttttttttaatacgaGACATTCCAGTCCATTAATTGAGACTAATCTCTATCACAACGTCATCTTGAACCTGACCATAAGGTATTTTAAGTAAGTTTCGAACACTTCTTCTGTAAGTAAGTAACATCGATAGCCTAGTAGCTTGCCAACAGCTGCATTCAATGCATTTGATTAGAATTAATCTGATTATTTTTTCGGTGACAATTGAGCAAAAGATGGGGAAGACGAAGTAAAGCTTTGTAGACTGCCGTCAGTGCCATTAACAATGAATGTATTACTTCTACATGTACGAGACAATATTAGGTGGCTGTTAAGAACCGTAGTGGTATGATCATTCGATCTAAGGTTGCCCATCACCGTGCACGCATCACAACCGCATTATTTGCCCTTGTACACGGTACGAATGAACGATGAGCTGCAATTCTGTCAAAGTTTCGATACAATCACATGTTTAGATTTGTAGTTTCTGAAGTTCTAATTTTCTTGCTTCTCATTTTTCCAATCTTTCGTAAAATCCTCCAGTAAATCCCTCTAGAAGCTCACTCTGGATTCACAATATTTAAAGTGCTTTCtcttagaaatatatatgattttttttcatgggtaattcaaatatatatgatatatgatatCAGGTCAGAGTGGTTTTgacctttttgttttggatgcTAACCCTTGTTGGACTTTGATACAATCTAGTCACCATGACTAACGTTAAACATTAGAGTCCAAATCGGGCAACTGACAGCGCGCCACTTGTCGGAACTGTCTCGGTTTCATCGGCGCGCCAACATCAACTACTGTAACTGACGTCTCCGGGTCTACGAATTGTTCAATGGCACTGCCCATTTGAGGAAGTCATATGATATCCTCATCAGCAGCCCAATTGAACAATTAGTCGGGCTTGAGATGGCAAGTGCAATGTTCTCCTCCGGGGAGTTCAACTTTGGGGTTGGTGGTGGTGGCGGTGGTGGTGAGAAGCTCGTTTCAGGCAAAAGAGTAGATAATGATGCAGAGTTCGAGTTCCATCACGGCGTCAAGCCGGTGGATGAAGATTTCTTCTTCTCGAAATACCAGCAGCAAGAGCGTATTCAGCAGAACTTGGTTTTTGATCAGGGGCTCTTAGACGATTTCATGTTAGGTGCTCTCGAGTCCCAACCGGTTTGTATGAGTTCCAAGGGAGCCGCTGATCCGGGAGATCATGGAGTCGGAAACGTTGAGCAGAAGAAAGACAGGCGGTGCTCCTCGTCTATGGCCTCCCTCGAGCTTCTTAGGAGCTACGGTAACGGAGTAAAGAAGTTGGATGGAGACAGGATCGTCCAGCCTAGGGGTGAAGAGGAATTGAATGAGAATTCTGTCGCCGAGAGATTATCGATAGAAGGAATTGCAAGGTTAGCAGGAGTGAAGTTCGTTCAAGGTCCTTCCTCGACTATGGATGTCCACTCTGTCCTCGGTCCATTCGGGTTGGCCTTCGCTGGCCTCTCTGATGAGGAGAAGCAAGAAGTACAACTCATTGAGCTCCTCCTAGTTTGTGCAGAGAAGGTCACGTATCGGCAATTTGATCGGGCGAGGAATTTGCTCAATCAATGCTCCTACTTGTTCTCGAACCAAGGAACTCCCGTTCAAAGATTGGTTCACTATTTCGCCGAAGCCCTTCATGAGAGGATTGACCGAGAAACGGGACGGCTGGTGCTTGATGACTTTTGGAAGATCAATGAATTAACTCGTGATTTATTGGTAATGAATCCGAATAGAAGTAGAATTGCTCTTCACCAGGAGATCCCCTTCTCGCAGGTGGCCCAATT
The sequence above is drawn from the Punica granatum isolate Tunisia-2019 chromosome 5, ASM765513v2, whole genome shotgun sequence genome and encodes:
- the LOC116207499 gene encoding ubiquitin-conjugating enzyme E2 32, which translates into the protein MADRYNLKNPAVKRILQEVKEMQSNPSDDFMSLPLEENIFEWQFAIRGPCDSEFEGGIYHGRIQLPAEYPFKPPSFMLLTPNGRFETQTKICLSISNHHPEHWQPSWSVRTALVALIAFMPTEPNGALGSLDYKKEERHALAIKSREAAPRFGTPERQKLIDEIHEYMLSKAPPVPEVSDDVTSKENDSNLATEGQTTMLADEPVHQAPADEQLQIIPAPADRNNFEEEQPSRELPARDLRSQSLPQPVQQQQATVQKPADDRLFTLAAVGLALAIMVLLLKKFIKSNGHGAVFMDGS
- the LOC116208955 gene encoding DELLA protein RGL3-like, translating into MASAMFSSGEFNFGVGGGGGGGEKLVSGKRVDNDAEFEFHHGVKPVDEDFFFSKYQQQERIQQNLVFDQGLLDDFMLGALESQPVCMSSKGAADPGDHGVGNVEQKKDRRCSSSMASLELLRSYGNGVKKLDGDRIVQPRGEEELNENSVAERLSIEGIARLAGVKFVQGPSSTMDVHSVLGPFGLAFAGLSDEEKQEVQLIELLLVCAEKVTYRQFDRARNLLNQCSYLFSNQGTPVQRLVHYFAEALHERIDRETGRLVLDDFWKINELTRDLLVMNPNRSRIALHQEIPFSQVAQFTGLQAIIEKVTDAKRIHAIDMCIGSGAHWTILMQALQNSELELLKITAIGTHSQSQHLMEVTGKRLESFAGAMNLPFSFRLVIVDDLSDLKEDHLKVDFKERLVVYSQYYLRTLIGRPNQLDALMKVIAKLNPSLMVVTEPDANHNSPSFVDRFIETLFFFCAYFDCLETYMKRLDENRLAVESFYFGESIKNIVATEGDERTVRNVKIDVWRAFFARFGMVEDELSPSSLYQASLVTKRFRAGRFCTLDRNGKSLIVGWKNTPILSLSVWKFT